The Nonlabens sp. Hel1_33_55 genome contains the following window.
AAAATCAATTGAAGATTTTCTTGAACTGCGCAAGCAACTACGTTCCTACATCAAAACTGCCCAAACCGATATCATTTCAAAAGGCAAGAAGCTACTCGACTATTATACTTCAAATGGCTTGACTCAAAACGATTTCTCAGGAAAATCTCGTGGGATTTATGGCTGGATTCAAAAGATAGGAACGGGCAATATCCCAGCAAATGGCCAACAAAAATATCTAGAAAAAGCCCTTACAGATTCCATTGCAGGATCGACCAGTGCCGGCAACCAATCAACTATAGATGCCGTTCAAAGTGACCTTGTAGACTTGATTCAGACATTTCAAGAGAACTCTGGAACCATCGCGCTTCATCAAAATGCTCTTTCTTCCATAACCGCATTATCACTACTTAATGAATTAATGCATGAGGTGGACAACATCAAACAGGACGAGCAGATCGTTCCCATCTATGAATTCAATGGGATTCTTTCCAAACAGATCAAGGATCAACCAGCACCGTTTATTTATGAGCGGTTGGGTGAACGATACCGTCATTATTTTATAGATGAGTTTCAGGATACCAGCAAGATGCAATGGGAAAACTTGATGCCATTGATTGAGAATCCGTTGGTGCAGATGCGGGATGATGGAACTAAAGGTAGTTTGATGCTGGTAGGCGATGCTAAACAATCCATTTATCGCTGGCGCGGCGGTGATGCAGATCAGTTTTTGGGGATTTTAGGAAGTGGTCAATTGTTCCTTCAAGAAAAACAAAACGAGACCCTGGATACCAACTGGCGCAGTTTTGACACGATTATCAAGTTCAACAATGAGCTTTTCAAACATTACGGCAGCTATTTGAACAGTGATTTATATAAAGAACTATACGAGAACTTCCTGCATCAGGAATCCACCGATAAAACAGGTGGTTATGTCCAGATCGACTTTTTGGATAGTGATGAAAACGAAAATTTAGAGGCCGATCTTGAACTAAATAGCGTCTATCCTATTCACGTCAAGCGCCAGATTGATCAGGCGCTGACAAATGGTTTTGGGCCTAGCGAGATTTGTGTTTTAGTGCGTAAGAAAAAACAGGGCGATGAGATCGCGCGCTATCTGGTGCGTCAGGACATGAGTGTCGTGTCTGCAGACAGTTTGTTGGTCGCTGCATCGCCACGCGTGCAGTTGCTGGTGCAGTTTATGCACATGTGCATGTATACAGAGCAGCAACAGCCACGCTATGAGTTTTTGTTGCAATATGCTGTTCTCAAAAACCAACCGCTCATCCATCAATTCATTCAGTCACACTTGCAGTCTGACATTGATGTGTTGACTAGAGATCTTTTAAGCGGTGATGATGATGTGTATCTCGCTTTCGCGAAAGCGCCATTATTTCAAGCCACAGAAAAAGCAGCGGACGCATTGGGACTTTTTGAAGATCATGACATGAGGCTGCAGGCGTTTTTAGAACACGTATTTGAATTTGGAACTGGCTACGATAAAACAGCATCAGGATTTCTGGAATCGTGGGAAAACAAACAAACTGGCTTGAGCGTACCAGCCGCAGAGGATCCTAGCGCCATACAGATCATGACCATACACAAATCCAAAGGATTGGAATTTCCCGTGGTCATCGTTCCCTACTGTGATGTTTTATTAGAAGAAATGCGAGATGCAGCAGGATGGATGCCCATAAATGCTGAGAATTACTTAGGATTTGAACATTTATACATATCACTTAAAAAAGAGTGCTTGCTCTATCCAGAACCAGCGCCAGCGATGTACAATGAGCAGCTTGCCAAAGCGCAAATGGATCAGATCAACACCTTATATGTAGCATTTACAAGAGCCAAAGAACAGTTGTTTATAAGCTGTTTTGAGAATAAAAAGGAAAAAAATAATTACAGCAAAGTCCTCATGGAGTTTGTGGAAAATTCAAAATGGAGTTTAGAACAGAAAACAGAATACAAAACAAGTAATCATGGATCTCCAGCAAGAATTACAGAAGCTGAAGCAACTACAGCAAGTATCTTGATGGAGGATTATTTTGTTAGCGAACGAGTGGATCGTATTGATATTTCTACCAGAAAGGGAATGTTATGGGCCAGTGAAGCCATGGAAGCCATTGATGCGGGAACGCAATTGCACGATTACTTATCGATGATTCAAGATGTAAATGATCTTGATCGTGTTGAAAAGGCTATAGGTCTGGACAGGTCTCTGGATGATAATGAAGGAAAAAAACTATATGAAAAAATTCAAAGGATAGTAAGTGATTCAAAACTTGCTGAATATTATAAAGATGGTATTCAAGCAATTAATGAGCGAGCTATTCTTACTAGCGATGGCAGCAAATCCATTCCGGACAGACTGGTTTTTGATGATAAAAAGGTTACGGTGATTGACTACAAAACTGGAAACGAAAGTCCAAAACATAAAACTCAAGTAAATCGTTATGCAGATTTACTTTCATCAATGGGTTACAGCATTGAACATAAAATACTGATCTATACGGACGATCTGCACATCGTCAAGTGGAGCTAGAACCTACAGAGTTCTTACCTTTGAGAAAAAGAAGAAAACTATGTACGGAGCAATAGGAGATTATCTAAAAAAAGAACTTGAAGAAATCAAAGATGCAGGACTTTATAAAAAGGAACGCATTATTACATCACCACAAGATGCAGTCATCACATTAGATGATGGTAGTGAGGTGATTAACTTCTGTGCTAATAATTATTTAGGATTAAGCTCGCATCCTGAAGTTATTCAAGCCGCAAAAGATACGTTGGACTCTCATGGTTTTGGAATGAGTTCGGTTCGCTTTATATGTGGAACTCAAGACATCCATAAAGAATTGGAACAAAAACTCGCCGAATTCTATGGTATGGAAGACACCATACTATATGCGGCATGTTTTGATGCGAATGGTGGCGTTTTTGAACCGTTATTAGGTAAAGAGGATGCAATTATTTCTGATTCCTTAAATCATGCTTCTATCATTGATGGTGTTCGTTTGTGTAAAGCAATGCGTTACCGATATGCCAGCGCAGACATGGCAGATTTAGAGAAGCAGTTGCAAAAAGCCAATGACGACGGAGCCAGACATAAAGTGATTGTAACCGATGGTGTTTTCTCCATGGATGGAATTTTGGCACCATTAGACAAAATCTGTGATCTCGCAGATAAGTATGATGCATTAGTTATGGTAGATGAATGCCATGCCGCAGGATTTCTAGGCGACACTGGTCGCGGATCTTTAGAAGCAAAAGGTGTTTTAGGTAGAATAGATATCGTTACAGGAACTTTAGGAAAAGCATTAGGCGGCGCCATGGGCGGTTACACTTGTGCAAAGAAAGAAGTTATTGAAATATTGCGTCAGCGTTCAAGGCCTTACTTGTTTTCCAATTCCCTAGCGCCTTCGATTGTTGGCGCCTCGATAAAGGCGTTAGAATTGATAGATTCTAGTACAGACTTGATTGAGAAAGTACAGTCTAACACGGCATACTTTAAAAAAGGAATGAAAGAATTAGGCTTTGATTTTATTGATGGCGAGAGTGCTATTGTACCAGTCATGTTATATGAAGCAAAACTGTCTCAGCAGATGGCAGATATGCTTTTAGAAGAAGGAATTTATGTCATTGGATTCTTTTTTCCTGTTGTTCCAAAGGAAAAAGCAAGAATAAGAGTGCAATTAAGTGCGGCACATTCTCAAAAATATTTAGATAAAGCTATAAAAGCCTTTGAAAAAGTAGGGAAATCATTAGGAATTATCAAAAATTAACATTTAATTCAAGCTTGAATTGACGTATTAGGATAATTTTATTGTTTAAGCCTTGCAAATGTTTAAGAACCAATTAATTTTGCGACGTTGTAAATCTAAAAAACCCAACATGAAAAACTTTATTAAAATCTTTATTGCCAGTGCAGTTTTACTTTCTGCTTCATTGGTACAAGCACAAGACGAGACCAATCGATGGTCTGTTGCATTAGGAATTAACGCTATTGACTTTTATTCAATCGACGGTGGAGATGATAACCTTGGAGGATATTTCGAGGAACTTGTTGATGTAAGTGATTACAATATTTTACCTGCTCCATCAAGACTAGAGATAGGTTACTATGTAGGTGATGGAATTGTTGCTACCATCGCAGGTTCTGCTAACTCTATAGACAATGTTTATGAAATGGACGTTGAGGATTTATTTTACGTTAGCGTTGATGGAGGATTGAGATATAACTTAAGAGAAATCTATAACGGTAGCGATTTTTTCAATCCTTACTTAGGTATAGGTGGATCATATCAATTCATTGAAGACATTTCTTTTGGTACATTTAATGGAACTATAGGTTTCGACGTCAAAGTTGCTGAGAATATTTATTTTAATCTTCAGACTACTTACAAGCATCCTTTTGAGGATCAAAATGGTGTATTTGCAGCTGAAGGTCCAAGACACTTCCAACATGTTGCGGGTGTGAAATTTGTATGGGGAGCTGTTGATACTGATGGTGACGGAATTCCAGATAGTAAAGATGATTGTCCAGAGACTCCAGGTCTTGAGCAATTTAACGGTTGTCCAGATTCTGATGGTGATGGTATTAAAGACAGTGAAGACGAATGTCCTTACGTAGCAGGCCCAGCAGAAACCAATGGTTGTCCAGATTCTGACGGTGATACTGTTCTTGACAAAGATGACAAATGTCCAGAGACTCCAGGTCTTGTTGCTTTGATGGGTTGTCCTGATAGCGACGGTGACGGTATTGCAGATGGTGATGATGAGTGTCCTAATGAGGCTGGTCTAGCTAAATTCAATGGATGTCCTGATACTGACGGTGATGGTATTGCTGATAAAGATGATGAATGTCCAAATGAGGCTGGTGTAGCTGAATTAAACGGATGTCCTCGTCCTGCAGTTCCAACTGTACAAGAACAAGAGCAATTGAATGCTTATGCTAAAACAATATTGTTTGAATTGAACAAATCAGACATTCAAGCTCAATCAGCTCAAACTTTATCTGATATCATTGATATCTTGAAAAAATATCCAGAGTCTGAATTCTCTATCGATGGTCATACTGATAGTCAAGGTTCTGAAGCTTACAACCAAAAACTTTCTGAGGAAAGAGCTAACTCTGTACTTAGGTACTTAGTGAATGGTGGAATTGAAGCTAATAGATTATCTGCAGAAGGTTTTGGAGAATCTAAGCCTATCGCTACTAACAGCACTGCCGCAGGTAGACAACAAAACAGACGTACTGAAATCAACTTGAAAAAGTAATTGATTAACGTCTTTCTAAATAGAAACGTCATCCATACGGATGGCGTTTTTTTATGCCTTATTTTTAATAGTCTCAAACCATACCCATGCAGGAAACCTTTATCGGCAAAACACTTGATAGCCTTGTTTCTAAAGGATTTCATTTAGATGAGCTAAGCTATATCGTTCCTAGTAGAAGGGTTGGTGTTTTTCTAAATAAAGAAATATCACAGCGCTATAACAAGCCTATTCTAGCGCCTGTCACACTTAGTATAGAAGACTACATTCAAGAACTTTCTGGACTTCACATCCTGTCCGACCTTGATACCTTACCCTATTTCTACCAAGCATATTGTAATATTGAGCCCATTGAAAAGAGAGACAGTTTTGACGCTTTCATTGGTTGGGCACCTACAATTTTGAAGGATTTTAATGAGGTAGACCGGTATTTAGTCGACCCAGAGCAGTTTTTTGAATACTTGGGTAACTATAAAGCGTTAGATACAGATAGGCATTGGTCCCTAGAGGCCAATCCTACACAAATGGTTACCCAATATCTTGATTTTTGGAAGAAGCTTTTTCTTTATTATAAAGCGCTTCACAAGGTATTGGAACAAAATGAAGTTGCATATCAGGGAATGGCGTATCAAATCGCTTTCGCGAAAGCGAACTCATCGAAATCCATTTCAAAACCAAAAAATCCATTGGTATTTTTAGGCCTCAATGCACTGAATACCGCAGAGTCTAAAATCATCCAGCAATTATTGGAGAATGACGGCGCAGTGATTTATTGGGATACCGATAGCTACTTCTTAGAAAACTCCTACCACGAGGCGGGAAAGTTTATAAGAAATCATCAAGAGGAATGGAAATACTATCAAGATCGAAAAATCGATATTATAGGATCGGGTTACAGGCAAAGTAAATCCATAGAAATAATAAGTGCTACTGGAAATTTAGGCATGGTTCAAGCGGCACGCAAGTATCTTACTAAGATTAGTGAGGAAGATCTGCTGGATACCGCTGTAATTCTAGCAGATGAACAATTGCTTTTACCGCTGTTAAATGCCTTGCCGGATAACATTGATGCTTTCAATGTGACTATGGGATTGAGCTTGGACCAGTTACCTATCAGTTCCTTCTTCATGGATCTGTTTCAGTTACACAAGGAATCTACTGATGGTACTTTTTACTACAAGAATGTAACAAAACTACTAGAATCATCGATTGTCAACCTTATCGCTCCAGATGAATCAATAAAAGCGTTGCAACAGATAAGGGAACATAATCTTATTCAAATCAAACCTAATGATTTTACAGGTAGAACATTTCCTTTTTTAAATAGTGTTTTACTAAATATAAAGCAACCTAACGAAATCGTTGAACTCTCCAACAAACTACTAAAACAACTGAAAGATGTTCTTATAAAAAAACGGGATAGTCGTCTTGAACTAGAACAGTTGCTGGGAATGACAGAGGTCATCGACGAACTTTCTGATCTTATACGGGATAATTCAAGTATAAAAGATTTAAGGACTTTGGAATATCTACTCAGACAACTATTACCACTTAAAAAGCTAGATTTTATAGGCGAGCCTGTTCAGGGATTACAGATTATGGGTTTGCTGGAAACGAGAGCGCTGGATTTCAAGAACATACTTATGCTGTCTGTCAACGAAGGTACGCTACCGGCAGGAAAGTCATTTGGTTCGTACATACCTCATGAAATGAAAAGGGCTTTTGATTTGCCTACTTATACCGAGAAGGACAGCATTTACGCTTATCACTTTTATCGCCTATTACATCGTTGCGAGAACGCCACTTTTATATACAATGCCGAATCGGATACATTAGGTGGCGGCGAAAAAAGTCGTTTTCTTTTGCAGCTGGAACGCGATGAAAACATCCAGCACAAATTGACGCATACCAGTTATTACCACAAAATAAATGCCGTCACAAACGAATTGCTGGAGATCAAAAAAGAGCTCATCTACTTTGACCGATTAATAGAAATAGCCTCCAAAGGATTTTCACCATCTGCATTGACCAGTTATGTGCGCAATCCCATAGATTTCTTCTCCAGTAAAATCTTACGCATTTCAGATTTAGAAGATGTAGAAGAAGACATTGCTCTCAATACGATGGGATCCATTATTCACGAGGCGCTTGATAAATTATATCAGCCCTACCAGAATAAGATTCTGATAACAGAAGATTATAAAAAGATTGAAAGCCAGATAAAAACAGAACTGGATCTTGCGTACGCTAGCTGCTACACTTCTGCTTCAAACCCATTGGGAAAGAATAAGATCATTTACGAAGTCTCGCATCACTACATAAAGAAGATGATTGCCTTTGACAAAAAAACCGTACAGCAGTCAGATGAGTTTATTATCAAAAGCGTTGAGCAGGACCTATCAACTATTGTTAAAGTACCCAACATTGGCAATGTGAAATTTCACGGAAAAGTGGATCGCGTTGATATTGTCAATGGCGTCCTAAGAATCATTGACTATAAAACTGGAAGCGTATCAAAAGGCAACGTAGGTATTGAAGTGGATGGCTATGAGGCTATCATTACAGACTACCAAAAATCAAAGGCTTTTCAAGTCCTCATGTACGCATATCTATACATGAAGAATAACCCATTGGTCACACTACAAGCTGGTATTATAAGTTTTAAAAACTTTGGTGAAGGTTTTATCTCATTCGGGATTAAGAATGGTCGCAGTTACGAGCCAGTTGTTATTGATCTGGATATCTTGGAGCAATTTGAAATCCAACTTGTCGACCTAATAACCGAACTATTTGATCCAGAAATTCCGTTAAAAGAAAAGGAAGTATGAAAAAGAGTAACATTCAAATACCCGCCGAAAATAATAAAGTAATACTATTGGACTATGAGTTCATTGATGGCGCCTCCAATCTACCTGTGGTAATATTTTGTCATGGGCTCAAAGGATTCAAAGATTGGGGCGCGTGGGATTTGATGGGTTCCGCTTTCGCGAAAGCGAACTACCTATTCATCAAATTCAACTTCTCACACAATGGCGGCACACCTGAAGAGCCCATCGATTTTCCTGATCTAGAAGCTTTTGGAAATAACAATTATAGTCTCGAAGTAAGAGACCTAAAGCGAGTGTTGGACTGGTTAGAAACTTCTGACCTACCAGCAGATCTTTCAAACATCAATCTTATGGGTCATTCCAGAGCTGGCGGAATCACAACCATCACATCAGCAAAAGATCAGCGCATAACTCGATTAATCACCATGGCTGGAGTAGCGGATTATGAAGAGCGATTCCCTACAGGTAAAAAATTAGAGCAATGGAAAAAGGACGGCGTCTATTATGTGAAAAATGGACGCACCCATCAGGACATGCCTTTCTATTACCAGCTATATGAAGACTTTCAGGAAAGCAGGGACGACCTCCACATTTTAAGCGCTGCAGCTCAACTCAGCATCCCTCATTTGATTGTTCATGGAACTTCAGACCCTACGGTTGATGTTCAGGATGCCCATCGATTAAAAAACAAAAGCACGCACAGTCAACTTGCTTTGATACGAGGAGCTGACCACGTTTTTGGAGCATCCCATCCATGGAAATCTGACCTAATGCCTAATGATTTGCGACAGGTGGTGCAGTGTTGCGTTAATTTTTTGAATGCATGTCCTGCCTGAACGGTTTAAAATTTGAGGATCACCATAAACGAAAAAACGCAACCTAACAAGGTTGCGTTCTTCAGTGGAGAATACCGGATTCGAACCGGTCACCTCTTGCCTGCCAGGCAAGCGCTCTAGCCAAATGAGCTAATCCCCCAAAAATTGTGACGGCAAATATACACTTTCCAGCCTTTTCATTGCGATAAATCAAATTCTTAACCAGTAAGTTTGCAGCGTGAAACCTGTCGTCAACATATCTACTAACGATATTCTCAAACTCGCCTTTCCAGCGATTATTGCGGGAATAGCAGAGCCCGTTATCAGCATCACAGATATTGCTATCATAGGCAATATGGAGAACAATAGTGTGGATGCACTGGCAGCAGTAGGACTTGCGGGCGCCTTCTTGAGCACCATTATCTGGACACTCGCACAAACCAAAACCTCTATCTCCAGCATCGTTTCAAATGCTTTGGGAAATAAGTCACTGGAAAAAATCAATGATCTCATCCCACAAGTCATATGGATCAATATAGTATTGGGATTCCTTATTTATGCCATTACTGCTCCGCTCGCGTCCTTCATTTTTGATCTTTACAGCGCACAAGGTGAAGTCCTCAACCTCACGGCTTCCTACTACCAGATACGCGCTTTAGGCTTTCCATTGACGCTCAGTGCTTTTGCAATATTCGGAATATTTAGGGGTCTTCAAAATACAAGTTGGGCGATGATTGCCAGCATCTCTGGTGCGATCGTGAATATTGGATTGGACTATCTTTTGGTTTACGGTGTTGATGGATGGTTTGATGGCTTGGGACTGACCGGCGCCGCCATTGCGAGCCTAGTGGCACAAACAACGATGCTTATCATTGCCTTGTTTTACTTTTTTACCAAAACACCATTCAGGATTTTCATCAATCAGTGGAAACCTCATTTCCTATTGGGTCAACACATCAAACTGACTGCAAACTTTTTCCTGCGCACGCTAGCCATCAACGTGTGCATCTATCTATCCTACCGCTATGCAAATAGTTATGGCGTTGAAGAAGCTGCGACCCACGCCATTCTTATGAACATCTGGCTGTTCTTTTCCTTCTTTATCGATGGTTTTGCAAATGCAGGAAATGCCATAGGCGGCAAACTACTGGGTGCTCGAGATCGTGAATCTCTCAAGTATCTAGCGCTTAAAACAAATACGTTCGGTATAGGTGTTTCCATTGCGCTGGCCTTGATCTGTGCGCTGTTTTACAACTATATAGGTGGCTGGTTTACAGACGATTCACAGGTTGATCTGCTCTTCATCAACACCTTTTTTATCATTCTTCTCATGCAGCCCATCAACGCCGTGGCGTTCGTTTATGACGGTATTTTCAAAGGCTGGGGCGAGGCACCTTACCTGCGCAACCTGCTACTAGTCGTGACCTTAGCTTTTTTCATTCCAGTGCTGCTGGTATTGGATTATTTCGGTTTTGAACTCAAGGCCATCTGGCTGGCATTTTTTGCATGGATGATAGGTAGAGCCGTCTTATTGCACCTAAAATTCAGGAAAAGGCTGGAGAAAATGGTTTGATGATTTTGGGACTTTATGCTTTCGCGAAAGCGAACTAATATCTCATTTTTCACATTTGGACGTTGCCTGCGGCCGCGCTATCCGTTGCAATCTTTTTATGCTGCTCGCGCATCGATAAAAAGGATTTCCACTTCTATCCCTAACGCGACCTCTGTGCTAGACAATTGGTATCTTTGCATCAAACTTACAGGCATGCTTGCTCTACTTCAAGAAGAAAACTGGTTTATCCAACTTTCCCGATTCATGGGTGGCGTTGGGATCTTTCTAGTGATTGGGATTATTCTCATAGTCGTGGTTGTTTACAAGAAATTTTTTAAGAATCGCTAATGGGAAGTGTGCGCATTACTAAGGAGTTCACGTTTGAAACCGGTCATGCCTTATACGGTTATGACGGCAAATGTCGCAATGTTCACGGGCATAGTTATAAGCTGGCGGTGACGGTTATAGGCGAACCCATCATGGATTCTGACAACGTGAAATATGGGATGGTGATCGATTTTGGCGATTTGAAGAAAATAGTCAAAGAGGAAATTGTGGATCCATTTGATCACGCGACCGTTTTCAATAAGAACTCGCCACATGTGGAACTCGCCAAAGAACTTGAATCCCGCGGTCACGAAGTCATCCTAGCCGATTACCAACCTACCAGCGAAATGATGATTCAGGACTTCGCAAAAAAAATAGGCGACCGCTTACCTAAAAACATCAAACTATTCTCCCTACGACTACGCGAGACCGAAACCAGCTATGCAGAATGGTTTGCGAGTGATAATAATTAGTGGAGTTAGGAGTTAGGAGTTAGGAGTTAGGAAAATGCTTATTCCAATCCGATCTAGCGCTATATCTAAGCGAGAAATCAATTTTTTATCTCTAAAATTTCGCAGAAATAAGTCTGGTAGCCGGACTTTGAAAAGACTGTACACCTTTGATTTACCAATAGTTGACCTTGCTTATTTAAAAAATAAATTTTTTAATAATTCAACAATTGGCAATTTTGGAACTTGGACTCTGAACTCTGAACTCTGAACTCTGAACTCAAAAATTAACGATTAACTCATAATCCAATCCCGCGGGTTCTCCAACACCTCAACTAATTCGGCTTCTTTGGATCCAGGTTCTGGATGATGGTCGTATTTCCATTGGACTATTGGTGGTAGACTCATTAATATACTCTCAATACGTCCATTAGTCCTCAAGCCGAATAGCGTTCCCTTATCATGAACAAGGTTGAACTCTACGTAGCGACCGCGGCGTATTTCTTGCCATTCTATGTTTTCTGTAGAAAATGGTAGATCCTTTCTTTTGTTTACAATTGGTACATAAGCATCTAGGAAATGGGAAGCCATATCCTTCTGGAATTCTAGCCAGTCTGCCATAGAGTGATTTTCATCTGCACGGCAATAGTCGTAGAAAAGACCACCTATGCCTCGCGCTTCATTCCTGTGCGCGTTATGAAAGTAGGTATCGCATCTTTCCTTGAAATTTTGATAATCTGCAACATCATGTCTATCACAGGCATCCTTACAAACCTGATGGAAATGTCGAGCATCTTCTTCAAAAAGATAATACGGCGTTAGATCCAGACCACCACCAAACCAACAGTCGACAAGTGATCCAGTTTTATCATACATTTCAAAATACCTGAAGTTGGCATGGACGGTAGGTACCATTGGGTTGACTGGATGAATCACGAGACTGATTCCAGTTGCATAGAAATCGGCATCCTGAACGTTGAAATACTTTTGCATGGCCAGCGGCAAAGCTCCATGGACCGCACTAATGTTCACACCACCTTTTGCAAAAACATCGCCATCCTGAATAATTCGGGAAAAACCGCCGCCACCTTCCTCACGATGCCATTCGTCTTCTTGGAATTTGGAGTTGCCGTCCAGACTTTCGAGTTTAGATGTAATGATGTTTTGGAGTTCTTTGATAAAAGAAAAGAAAGCGTCTTTTTGGGAATCCATAAGGTTAAAGTCTACTTACAAAGGTACTTTATATAGCAGCGTCAATCGAAGAGTCTGAAAGCAATTTTTGACCGCGTAGCAACTCTAAAGTGGTTTTGCTGGCAGCGGTAACGGATACCGGCAGCACCAAAATAATTCCCACAATAGGTATCAATAACATGGCATTGAAAACAATCCCGTTACCTATAGCGCAACCACGATGGCTTTTTACAAAATCAATGCTTTGGCGGTATTTGTAGTGACGTTCCAGCGTGTAGTCCATATTCCCAAATCCAGCATAATAGGATTGTACCAAAAATCCGATCACCCAGAATAGAATCCCAACTACTGGAATTAGACTTAATATCAATAACGGTATGGTAAGCAGCAATTCAAAAAACAAATTGCGCACGTTAATGCGTATGCCGCGAGAAAGTTGAGAGGCATTTGAGGTGTTTCTGTGAGTGATGGCCTCGTGAATTTCTGGATACAAATGCTTTTCAATCTTTTCAGATACCGGAGACATGAATGGTGCGCTCAACGCCATTACAAAGTGTTTATACACCAGCAATCCTAATATGACTATAATGATAGCGCTAAGAACTTCCGCGAAAGCGAAAAAAGTCTCTGCTCCAGTTTCCCAGACCCAAAGCCTAGTCAGTGGTCCGGCAAGATTGTCTGACAATCCGTAGGCTGCAAAACCTATGGTGATAGCAAACAATATACTGATCGCCATGGGAACCATGAAATATTTCCACAAGCCCAGTTGCGACATTAATTTGAAGCTACCAGCGTAATCTTTTAAGGCTTTTAAAATGTTTTTGATCATAACTATACGGCTATATCTTCTTCAATAACGTGGCCGTTATCAATATAGGTTTTACTTATGGCAAGCCCAAATGTCAATACGCCCAACCTACCAATAAACATCAAACAAATAATTACGATTTTACCGAACATCGTCAAACTTCCCGTAATTCCCATCGATAAGCCGACTGTTCCCAAGGCAGATAATACTTCAAATGAGATCATTTCCAAAGAGATGGTTTCAGAAAATGTCAGGAGAAAAATACCTGCAAAACTGAGCATGAAATAGAAGATAAAAGTGGATACAGCTACACTAACGCGCTCATCAGGAATTTGTCTGTTGAAGAACATCACTTCTACCGAGTTTTTTAATTTACTGCGCAAATAGGCCACCGTGGCGACAAAAGTGGTGATCTTCAAACCACCAGAGGTTCCTGATGGTG
Protein-coding sequences here:
- the kbl gene encoding glycine C-acetyltransferase, coding for MYGAIGDYLKKELEEIKDAGLYKKERIITSPQDAVITLDDGSEVINFCANNYLGLSSHPEVIQAAKDTLDSHGFGMSSVRFICGTQDIHKELEQKLAEFYGMEDTILYAACFDANGGVFEPLLGKEDAIISDSLNHASIIDGVRLCKAMRYRYASADMADLEKQLQKANDDGARHKVIVTDGVFSMDGILAPLDKICDLADKYDALVMVDECHAAGFLGDTGRGSLEAKGVLGRIDIVTGTLGKALGGAMGGYTCAKKEVIEILRQRSRPYLFSNSLAPSIVGASIKALELIDSSTDLIEKVQSNTAYFKKGMKELGFDFIDGESAIVPVMLYEAKLSQQMADMLLEEGIYVIGFFFPVVPKEKARIRVQLSAAHSQKYLDKAIKAFEKVGKSLGIIKN
- a CDS encoding OmpA family protein — translated: MKNFIKIFIASAVLLSASLVQAQDETNRWSVALGINAIDFYSIDGGDDNLGGYFEELVDVSDYNILPAPSRLEIGYYVGDGIVATIAGSANSIDNVYEMDVEDLFYVSVDGGLRYNLREIYNGSDFFNPYLGIGGSYQFIEDISFGTFNGTIGFDVKVAENIYFNLQTTYKHPFEDQNGVFAAEGPRHFQHVAGVKFVWGAVDTDGDGIPDSKDDCPETPGLEQFNGCPDSDGDGIKDSEDECPYVAGPAETNGCPDSDGDTVLDKDDKCPETPGLVALMGCPDSDGDGIADGDDECPNEAGLAKFNGCPDTDGDGIADKDDECPNEAGVAELNGCPRPAVPTVQEQEQLNAYAKTILFELNKSDIQAQSAQTLSDIIDILKKYPESEFSIDGHTDSQGSEAYNQKLSEERANSVLRYLVNGGIEANRLSAEGFGESKPIATNSTAAGRQQNRRTEINLKK
- a CDS encoding UvrD-helicase domain-containing protein; amino-acid sequence: MAHQPTTFYSASAGSGKTYTLARDYLTLLFKSDFNNGYREILAITFTNKAVAEMKQRILENLHAFTQVDLPQNLIAIRDHIKAETGLDNAGIQKKARKIEQKLLHDYAAFDIVTIDSFNHRILRTFAREVELPDGFEIELDSGRLISKAIHNLIARAGKEKQLTDLLVDFSLSKIDDGKSWDIEFDLHNIAVLILSESHYNYIQQLKEKSIEDFLELRKQLRSYIKTAQTDIISKGKKLLDYYTSNGLTQNDFSGKSRGIYGWIQKIGTGNIPANGQQKYLEKALTDSIAGSTSAGNQSTIDAVQSDLVDLIQTFQENSGTIALHQNALSSITALSLLNELMHEVDNIKQDEQIVPIYEFNGILSKQIKDQPAPFIYERLGERYRHYFIDEFQDTSKMQWENLMPLIENPLVQMRDDGTKGSLMLVGDAKQSIYRWRGGDADQFLGILGSGQLFLQEKQNETLDTNWRSFDTIIKFNNELFKHYGSYLNSDLYKELYENFLHQESTDKTGGYVQIDFLDSDENENLEADLELNSVYPIHVKRQIDQALTNGFGPSEICVLVRKKKQGDEIARYLVRQDMSVVSADSLLVAASPRVQLLVQFMHMCMYTEQQQPRYEFLLQYAVLKNQPLIHQFIQSHLQSDIDVLTRDLLSGDDDVYLAFAKAPLFQATEKAADALGLFEDHDMRLQAFLEHVFEFGTGYDKTASGFLESWENKQTGLSVPAAEDPSAIQIMTIHKSKGLEFPVVIVPYCDVLLEEMRDAAGWMPINAENYLGFEHLYISLKKECLLYPEPAPAMYNEQLAKAQMDQINTLYVAFTRAKEQLFISCFENKKEKNNYSKVLMEFVENSKWSLEQKTEYKTSNHGSPARITEAEATTASILMEDYFVSERVDRIDISTRKGMLWASEAMEAIDAGTQLHDYLSMIQDVNDLDRVEKAIGLDRSLDDNEGKKLYEKIQRIVSDSKLAEYYKDGIQAINERAILTSDGSKSIPDRLVFDDKKVTVIDYKTGNESPKHKTQVNRYADLLSSMGYSIEHKILIYTDDLHIVKWS